The following are encoded together in the Mycolicibacterium arabiense genome:
- a CDS encoding response regulator transcription factor, which translates to MKVLVVEDEPLLASTLAIGLRAEGCVVVEAANGVDGLWQAVENDFDVIVLDIMLPGLNGYEVLRRMRAKDVWTPVLMLTAKDGEYDQTDAFDLGADDYMTKPFSFIVLVARLRALVRRSAPQRPAILTAGSLTLDPSRRMVHRDSTQIPLTPREYGLLEFLMRNKDTVVTKTEILQNVWDAHYEGADNVVEVYVGYVRRKIDIPFGTNTIQTIRGVGYRLDSGAHVSGS; encoded by the coding sequence ATGAAGGTGCTTGTCGTCGAAGACGAACCCCTGTTGGCGTCCACCCTCGCCATCGGACTGCGGGCCGAGGGCTGCGTGGTCGTCGAGGCGGCCAACGGCGTCGACGGCCTGTGGCAGGCCGTGGAGAACGACTTCGACGTCATCGTCCTCGACATCATGCTGCCCGGCCTGAACGGCTACGAGGTGCTGCGGCGGATGCGGGCCAAGGACGTCTGGACACCGGTGTTGATGCTGACCGCCAAGGACGGCGAGTACGACCAGACCGACGCCTTCGACCTCGGCGCCGACGACTACATGACCAAGCCGTTCTCGTTCATCGTGCTGGTGGCGCGGCTGCGTGCGTTGGTCCGGCGTTCGGCACCCCAGCGACCCGCGATCCTCACCGCGGGATCGCTGACACTGGACCCGTCACGCCGGATGGTGCACCGGGACTCGACCCAGATTCCCCTGACGCCGCGCGAATACGGTCTGCTCGAGTTCCTGATGCGCAACAAGGACACCGTGGTCACCAAGACCGAGATCCTGCAGAACGTCTGGGACGCACACTACGAGGGCGCCGACAACGTCGTCGAGGTGTACGTCGGCTACGTCCGCCGCAAGATCGACATCCCGTTCGGCACCAACACGATTCAGACCATCCGCGGCGTCGGTTACCGTCTCGACTCCGGCGCCCACGTCAGCGGAAGCTGA